A window of Daucus carota subsp. sativus chromosome 2, DH1 v3.0, whole genome shotgun sequence genomic DNA:
ataaaataattaaattctttACAAACTTGAAATTTCGCGGTTGTTACATCGTATTCCATTGATTCGATTaatgttataatataaattagacttacgtttaaatttaaaatatgatttattacaaaattcagtagaaatatataatattaaataatttattcacTCTTGGTTAAATTAGAAATCGAATATTGATGATACATAGTTGACTTGGTATCAAAAGACAAGAAGGGGCGGAATGTATGCCGGGATGGCACTTGTGTTAGTGGCTAGCTCGTGACTCGCTAGGGGTGATatcataagagcatctccaatagtctcctagtttgctcctaaatataatataaaatattgagctCTTAGCAAGTTAGTACATTATTAAGAGTGTGAGCTCCAACAATGCTCTTTATACCCACTcctaacattatattttattcttatttgaACTCCATTATGACAAAAGTTCAAATTCCAATGGGTGAGAGagaatattgtattataaaatacaacTTAAGAGCTATGTAGTGactcttaaaagagaggagagataaTGGACTCTTAGTGTTTTTAAGAGCCActaagagtctattggagcTCTATATTTTTCCATGCTCTTTATTTTTAGTCTTAAGAGCCAAtttaagagactattggagatgctctaaatacATTACATCTCTGTCACGTCTTCCCCATGCCATTACCATTACAATATTTTATTGTAACAAATTTATctgaaatatataaatgataaatagtAAATCATTTCATGAATTTTCTCTATTTTTAACAAAGATCACTCCATGAATTATGACAGCTTATCAATATTTTGTTTGTCAACAACGCAGaacctttttttaaaaatcatccaTTGATACAAATATGAATTTATTAAGTTCAAAACTTTCATGTATTTCACccactatattattaaattatttaacatacacacaaatatataaattactgTCAAAATAATTTCTAGTATAtcaaaaaatgtcaataaagCCACTTATTTATCGAAGCTAATTATTCTTTAGAATAATTGATggtattctttcttttttttgttgctaaatggtatttttttctatttaaaaacacatattgaaaaatattgatataaatttAAGTGTGAATTATAAAGTATATGAATGTGACTTAATTATGACATCAAAGTGGAATAACGTGTAAATTTTGAAACCGCACCATTTTTCAATATACACATATATCCTTTattcagtgttacagaaatcgggaatcggacctaatcggttgagctaccgattcaaggattaatcggaaatcggggattaatcggaaggattaatcggagttaaaatcgggtttattttaatattaaaatattacttaatatttagttattattatattagctatttagtaactaatatatttattatattcataaactctataattattcatatttaaagtaatatagtattttaattttaataatttatcacatatacttcgattatgaaatatatataaggattaatcggatttcaaaaatcggatcggtggccgaccttgcaagggattaatcggggatttatcggttaaatcggggatttttagaacactgcctTTATTTGGCTTAAAATAGTACTTTCCTTGTATTTAATTATTCCATTCTAAAAATATCCCACTTACCTAATACCCCGAAGCATTAATCCACCGTCCAGCTAGTATAAGAAGACAGATCCTAATCACTCTAGGAGAGAGAAACTTAACCACAGCGTGCTTTCCTTTTGAGATTAGTATACTTTCCAGAGAGAGAAGTTTCTTGTAATAACGCTCAAGCGTTTCAGGAAACAGCCCTGTTTAAGTTACAAACACTTCTGCCTATAAGTACTATTTGAGTTGTTGACGAAGAAGAAACAAGATGGAGTGGCCTGCTCATCTCGATGAATATGAAAAGCTTGTTATTCGAATGAACACGCCTAGGTTTGTTTATTTCTCTTTACATATTACAGTCAAACTCccctgtttttttgtttttttttttggtttttgattcTTGTGGGCAGGCAAGATCACTTgtgaatttattgaattttcttgagttttttaatttttaatttttctgatCATGGTGGTGTTATTGCAGGGTGATGGTTGATAATGCTGGCTGTGCTAATGCCACCAGAGTTATGGTATGCACTACAGTAGTTTCTTAGAACCAGCTaactttttgtattttaataaaaagtttttttttgactaataatAGTTGATTATTTGACCATTGTCCTGTTTTTTCTCAAAGATTGACAGTGCTAGAAAACATGGAATTCTTTTAGAAGCCATTCAAATTCTCACAGATCTTGACATGTCGATTAAGAAAGCTTATATTTCTTCTGATGGAAGATGGTTCATGGATGGTAAGTTTAATCATCACTAATCCTTTTCAAAAACTTAAACTTTGCTAcctaatctttttttttttaaaactaattatgaTGTATATTATTTTGTTGGTCACAGTTTTTCATGTGACTGATTTGAATGGAAACAAGTTAACAGATGAAAGTGTAATCGACTACATGGAACAGGTTAATATTATTAACTTCTTAATTTTTGTGTTTCTTTATCGGATTAATTAAGACTGCTACATATGTGGGGGTATGATTGTTATTGAATTTGTGTTACTTGTTTTGATTTTACAGTCTCTAGGTAAAATCCAATTTGCTGGATCGAAAAGTATTGAGGGCTTAACAGCATTAGAATTAACAGGAACTGATAGAGTTGGGTTACTATCCGAGGTGTTTGCAGTATTATCTGATTTGCAAGTCAATGTAGTTGAATCGAAGGTGTGGACACACAATGGCCGGATTGCTTCTTTAATTTATGTTAAAGACTGTGATTCGGGGTTCCCCATTGAGGACGAATTGAGAATTGATAGGATTGAAGCACGGTTAAGGAATGTGCTTAAGGGGGATAATGACATTCGAAGTGCTAAAACATTGGTGTCTCTAGAAGTTACTCATACGGAAAGAAGGCTTCATCAGATGATGTTTGCTGATCGTGATTATGAACAAAAGCCTATAATTAGGACTAATGAGGATTCCCCTATTGTTACGATCCAGAACTGCTTT
This region includes:
- the LOC108206194 gene encoding ACT domain-containing protein ACR8, with the protein product MEWPAHLDEYEKLVIRMNTPRVMVDNAGCANATRVMIDSARKHGILLEAIQILTDLDMSIKKAYISSDGRWFMDVFHVTDLNGNKLTDESVIDYMEQSLGKIQFAGSKSIEGLTALELTGTDRVGLLSEVFAVLSDLQVNVVESKVWTHNGRIASLIYVKDCDSGFPIEDELRIDRIEARLRNVLKGDNDIRSAKTLVSLEVTHTERRLHQMMFADRDYEQKPIIRTNEDSPIVTIQNCFERGYSGVNVHCKDRAKLLFDVVCTLTDMDYVVFHATLNTTGDRAYMEFFIRHADGTPISSDAEKQRVILCLCAAIERRASEGVRLELCADDRPGLLAEVMRTFRENGLNVTRAEISTTCDTARNFFHVTDANGYPADPKIIESVRQKIGFSNLKVKELPLIYHQKPEREDHPPPAGVGGAVLVSIGSLVKRNLYNLGLIRSYS